The sequence below is a genomic window from Wyeomyia smithii strain HCP4-BCI-WySm-NY-G18 chromosome 1, ASM2978416v1, whole genome shotgun sequence.
CCAGCGTGACGAAACCGGAAGATTCATTGTTAAGCTTCCGTTTAGAAGTAATTTATCCCAGCTGGATAATTGCCGTTCCTTGGCTTTGAAGCGGTTTTTGATGTTGGAGAAGCGACTCATCCGTAACCCAGAATTACAAGCACAGTACGTGGACTTTATCCGTGAGTACGAGTCTCTTGGACATTGTCGCGAGGTAGCAGAATCACAAGATAAACCAAACCAGCAACTTTATTATTTACCACATCATGCAGTACTGCGACCCTCCAGCTCAAGTACGAAATGTCGCGTTGTGTTTGACGCAAGTGCAAAATCAACACCGTCGGAACTTTCTCTGAATGAGGTGCTGCAAGTGGGCCCTATAGTACAAAATGATCTGCATCATATAGTGCTACGATTCCGTACATTCAAAGTAGCTTTCACCGCAGACATTTCAAAAATGTATCGTCAAGTACTTGCTGCACCGTCGGACCGTCAATTCTTGAGAATTTTCTGGAGAGAAAAACCATCGTTACCGTTGCGCGTGTTGGAGTTGTGCACCGTTACATATGGCACCGCATCGGCACCATATCAAGCAACTAGATGCTTAGTGCAACTCGCCGAAGAGAATGGCGAGATGTTTCCCATTGCCGCTCGCATCATTAAGGAAGAGACATATATGGATGATATCCTCTCAGGTGCCGGGTCAGTAGAGGAAGCCATTAACGCACAACAACAACTTAAGCAGCTTCTTTCACAAGGAGGATTTCCCATACACAAGTGGTGCTCCAACTCCCAGAAGTTCCTAGAACGCATCCCAGTGGAAGAGCAAGAGAAAAGAATAACCTTGGAAGAGCATGGAGTAAATGAAGCTATCAAAGTGTTGGGATTACTTTGGGATCCATCTGCCGATACTCTATGCATTGCTGCACATCCAAATCAACCAGCTTCGCAACCATCTACGAAACGAGTAATATACTCAGAAATTGCCAAATTTTTTGACCCCCTCGGCATGGTATCACCGGTTATAGTTATAGCCAAACTTCTAATACAGAAACTCTGGAAACTTAAAATTGGATGGGATGATATAGTGGACGATGAAACAACGCGTCAGTGGCAAGAATTGCAAGCCTCACTTGTGTACCTCACCGACATTCAGTTTCCAAGATGTGTAATATTCGACAACGCGGTTGCCTACGAGCTCCATGGGTTTTCAGACGCTTCTATCGCAGCATATGGTGCATGCGTATATTTACGAAGCATTTTTGCCGATGGCTCGGCAAAACTTCGTATACTCACTAGCAAATCGAAGCTGGCTCCATTAAGCGAGCTTTCCATTCCACGGAAGGAATTATGCGTCGCGCATTTGTTATCCAAACTAGTACAAAAGGTGCTACCAGCTCTGCAAATAACAATCCAAAGGTCCGTATTGTGGTGTGACAGTACAATCGTCTTGGCTTGGATTAAAAAACCACTTAACCGGCTACAACTCTTCGTACGAAACAAAATTGCTGTAATCCAGAACCTAACCGGCGAGCATCAGTGGCAACACGTCCGATCTCAGCAAAATCCAGCCGACGTTGTGTCCAGAGGTCAACTTCCCGAATTCCTCAAGAATAACAGTCTCTGGTGGAACGGCCCGGAGTTCCTACAAATAGGAAATTATGAAATGGATGCTCCAGAAGAAATACCAGATGATGAGCTGCCTGAACTCAAGGCCATGGTGACAACAGCGGAGGAGAGGGCAGATTTAGTGTCATCTTTAAGCAGGTATAGCAATTTTCGCAAAATTCAACGAATCACAGGCTACATGTTGCGCTTTGTAAAAAATTGTCGCAAAAGAAATCCAGAACATcgagaacttcaaaaacattTGACCGTCTGTGAACTTCGTCACTCAGCCGATGTGATCGTTCGTCTCATACAACAGCAGCGTTTCGCCGACGAAATCAAGCGAGTTCGTGCCAACAAACCTTGTAGGAGACTTGGAAATTTACGCCCTGTATATATCGATGGACTTCTTCGAGTAGGAGGTCGATTGGATCACTCGCAGTTACCCTTTGAGAATCGTCATCCTGTCATATTGCCAGATAAGGATCCGATAGTGCGATCATTAGTTCGACAAATGCACATCGAGATGCTCCACGTAGGCCAGACTGGTCTGATGAATGCCATGAGACAAAGATATTGGCTTCTGAATGCTAGATCTACTATTCGATTGATAGCACGTCGCTGTGTAAGATGTTTCCGAACCAATCCAACAGCCACCAGTCAGTTAATGGGTAACCTGCCGGTATCAAGAGTTGTTCCTTCACCTCCATTTTCTGTAACTGGTGTTGACTACGCCGGTCCCTTTTGGACTAGACAAGGTTCGCGTCGTCCTGCGATAGTAAAATCATACGTGGCTGTTTTTGTTTGTATGTCAACTAAAGCAGTACACTTGGAAGTTGTATCCGACCTGAGCACCGATGCCTTTTTAGCATCTCTTCGACGACTGATAGCTCGACGAGGTATGATTCACGAATTGCACTCGGATAACGCCACTAATTTCCGAGGTGCCAACCATGAACTACACGTGTTGTACCAGCAGTTTCGCAATCAGCAGACTGAAGAGGCCATAAAATCGTTTTGTCGTAGTCGTGAGATCGAGTGGCATTTCATCCCACCAGATGCGCCCGAATTTTGAGGCCTATGGGAGGCCGCCGTTGAGTCGTGTAAAACTCATCTGAAGCGTGTCGCAGGCAACGTGAAGTTAACCTTCGAAGAACTGGCTACTGTTCTGACTGAAATCGAGGCCGTTATGAACTCTCGACCCCTTTTTGCAATCTCCAATGACCCCGCAGATCCACAAGTGATTACGCCAGCACATTACCTCATCGGTCGTCCGCTTACTGCTCCTGCCGAACCATCTTTAGAGAACGTTAAGGTATCCCGTTTGACACGATGGCAACATCTACAGCTCCTTCGTGAACATTTTTGGCGTGCTTGGAGTCGTGATTATTTGAACACCCTGCAGCCACGGAGGAAGAATCTACGAGAGATCTCTAATGTTAGAGTTGGTATGATCGTTCTACTCCATGAGCGAAATCAACCGCCTCTCAACTGGAAACTTGGTCGTATTGAAGCAGTTTATCCTGGGAATGATGGATTAGTACGAGCAGTTGATGTCTTCTCCAATGGTACTCACTATCGACGCCCGATCAACAAGGTATCCGTTCTACCTATCGACGACAACGAGTGAAACCCGTGGTGAGGATTAGAAAGTGTCGAGTTCCTCAACCGGGGGAGGATGTTCCGTCTCACGCCGAAAGTAGCAACAATAAGCAACAACAAGTCAGCCGTTTTCAGCAGTTAACTAGGAACAGCCAATCATCGAGGACCGCCAAACCCCGCCCCCAGCGCGACGCTATAAAAGCAGCAGACGCATCGTTCAAGTcatcagttttgttttgattaccCAGTTGTTCACATCGTAGAAGAAGCAGAAGAAGCAGAAAATCATTATAGAAGCAgagagaaacagaaaaaaacaagtTCGATAGCGAGCATTGgagttttattccaaccgtcTGACCAGAGTGGAGGCAACCCACCCAGTTCTTTTTAGGACTAATTGAGTTAATGAATTTTCCTCCTTCGTGAAATTTTGCCTTGCTGCTTCGCTCGGTCAGTTCAGTTCCCCAATTGCTGTCCTCCAGTGCGAACAAAGTGGTTAATGGCAAAGCCGAAAAGTACTGTCACATACATCCACATTCAGACCGTCAACATATACCACCACCCAATGAAAATTCATTTTACCAAAAACGTATAACTGATAGCGAATTTATCCACTTCACTGGGTCAGTGCCAACACCTGGAATAATGAAACGATACCGCGACTCACGACGTAATCTAAAGAGATGCTAGGCAGTTGTCTACATTCAAAGCTCATGTATTGGTGCGCCAAAACTGGCTCAACATTCGCTGCGCAACTATCCATTTCAGGGTGCCAACTGCACAATAATGGGTCGGATCACATCGAAATAGAATCGTTCTGACAGCAGTtaaagcgaatttttattccacaGGGTCAGTGCAAGTCTACCCAAGAATAATGAAATGGCATCACGATTTagaacgcaagtaagaaagagatgccagataattgtttatgaactaagcacgtgcgacGGTGGATTGAAACTGACAAATTTACGCTGCGCTTAGGGCAACACGCCGGGTcgatactgggtcaaaatcaagCGAAAGTGGGTGAGctgggtggaataaagaaattgccATTAGATCGCAAATGGGATTGACACTGGGAACAAATAAATTCGCGCAGTTAAAACAGCTGAATGagaaaaagaaataattataataaaacataCGGGTGAAAAGACATACATATACGGGTGAAAAGACATACATGTatatatagaaaaataataataataagagtaatagtagtagtagttgtCAGAGAAGTGGGAAGGGTTAGTAATGCTACATTATATGAGTGCAATGGGTGGTCGTTAGTCACGAAGTTTTGTTAGTGGTTTTAGGGTTAGTATAAACCTCGATTAAGCCCTACAGACTCCTCCAGTATTTAGTTTTGTTAGGTCATGCGAAACTAAAACCGGCGGTGTAATAAGTCAAGCGTAATAAAAAAAAGCGAATTGCAATTATTGTGTTGATCTCAATAAATTGTTACTattatgttattattataatgttatttatattgTAATTTTTAATTAGGCTTTGTGTTTGGAAATACGCTTGACGAATCACCGTCAAGTCCTCCACCCATGTGTAGGgactaattgggaaagatatacaactcatattgaaaataatttcaactgctaattcgtttgaaaaatgtccgcagacgtcaatatcaacgttctcgtgaccgttttaaaaactatttatgaagatttacagaaagagattaaacatagatttactcttctgagaaatcataattttgagactaaagttgaaaaattgaaaccatattcaaa
It includes:
- the LOC129717055 gene encoding uncharacterized protein LOC129717055 is translated as MPVMHSPSRSEDSEKSFHGFVEDVPVDLDMEKEYRVVCRQRSQVKQKLVRIQRTIIANSTIGLAQLNVLSKNLSAVYTEYSAFHSKILSLVSDEALDQQEQEYADFENTYTAVCNAVEELRLEASNRTSPNASSNPQNQQVIIQQQPLKMPIPTFDGNYAAWPKFKAIFNDIIANSGDTDAVKLYHLEKALVGNAAGTLDTKILSEGNYKLAWDVLMDRYDNKRAIVEGHYRGLLSLKKMSSASHKELRALVNEATNHVESLRYLKQEINGTAEHFFVFLIISALDNATRQAWESTMKKGELPKYKETIEFLKTRCQILDNCESAIQATTSAKMKQVPLPSKAQTQKCYTSSTSTSQPICEICGGSHRNVLCPTLTDLSPAQKNEKIRAAGVCFNCLRKGHRSKNCPSDKACHKCQRRHHTLLHSDGMFNKETKPNVSLPVKTVANPPSIPEIPKQADAAQIPTVVESSVSNTCSSYQVQSRRTVLLQTAIVHVFDQKKQPHPCRVFLDSGSQVNFITEEMANRLGLFKKPANVPIVGVNALRTLARDKVTIKFRSRVSSFNASLECLVIPKVTGIIPTSKIDVSQWTIPNGVVLADPMFHTPEKIDLLIGGELFFDILKPSLIQLADGLPQLRDTHVGWIVAGVIVEPHLCNVSLQYSHVALEDIERKLLQFWQVEEVPDVPKLSAEEIECETHFLSTYQRDETGRFIVKLPFRSNLSQLDNCRSLALKRFLMLEKRLIRNPELQAQYVDFIREYESLGHCREVAESQDKPNQQLYYLPHHAVLRPSSSSTKCRVVFDASAKSTPSELSLNEVLQVGPIVQNDLHHIVLRFRTFKVAFTADISKMYRQVLAAPSDRQFLRIFWREKPSLPLRVLELCTVTYGTASAPYQATRCLVQLAEENGEMFPIAARIIKEETYMDDILSGAGSVEEAINAQQQLKQLLSQGGFPIHKWCSNSQKFLERIPVEEQEKRITLEEHGVNEAIKVLGLLWDPSADTLCIAAHPNQPASQPSTKRVIYSEIAKFFDPLGMVSPVIVIAKLLIQKLWKLKIGWDDIVDDETTRQWQELQASLVYLTDIQFPRCVIFDNAVAYELHGFSDASIAAYGACVYLRSIFADGSAKLRILTSKSKLAPLSELSIPRKELCVAHLLSKLVQKVLPALQITIQRSVLWCDSTIVLAWIKKPLNRLQLFVRNKIAVIQNLTGEHQWQHVRSQQNPADVVSRGQLPEFLKNNSLWWNGPEFLQIGNYEMDAPEEIPDDELPELKAMVTTAEERADLVSSLSRYSNFRKIQRITGYMLRFVKNCRKRNPEHRELQKHLTVCELRHSADVIVRLIQQQRFADEIKRVRANKPCRRLGNLRPVYIDGLLRVGGRLDHSQLPFENRHPVILPDKDPIVRSLVRQMHIEMLHVGQTGLMNAMRQRYWLLNARSTIRLIARRCVRCFRTNPTATSQLMGNLPVSRVVPSPPFSVTGVDYAGPFWTRQGSRRPAIVKSYVAVFVCMSTKAVHLEVVSDLSTDAFLASLRRLIARRGMIHELHSDNATNFRGANHELHVLYQQFRNQQTEEAIKSFCRSREIEWHFIPPDAPEF